TCTCGCGATCCGCATGATCAGCGTCTTGGACGGATCGATCGGCTCGCCCTTGTCGAAAGCCAGCTTCACGGCGGTGTAGATCAGGAAGGCGCCGAACAGGTACATCATCCAGTCGAAGTGCGAAAGCAGGGCGGTCCCGGCGTAAATGAACAACGCCCGCATCACCAGGGCGCCGACCACGCCGTAAAACAGCACCCGGTGCTGGAACTCCAACGGAATTCGGAAAAAATTAAAAATCACCAGAAAAACAAAGAGGTTATCGATCGACAGTGAGCGCTCGACCAGGTAAGCGGTGAAAAAATTCAGGGCGTCGGTGCCGCCATGGTCGTGCCAGATGTACCCGTTGAAAATCAGTGCCACCACCGTCCAGACGACGCTCCAGATGGCCGCTTCCAGCAACTTGATCTCGTGAGCTTTGCGGTTGAAAACCACCAGGTCGATCAGCAGCATGCCCACGACGATGACCCAAAAAGCCGCCCATTCGATCGTTGTTCCTGATCCGCCCAAGCGAGCCTCCTTACGTGCTTTTTCGCCCAAAAGGGGGGTCATTGTAACGGCAAAGTCGGCCCCCGACAATCGACTCGCCTCGCCTTCGGGAAGGGCCGTTAAATTTTTCAATACCCATTCAATTTGGGCTTGGGTTTTTTCTCAATATTTGTATATAATCCCTCGGTTTAGTTTGTCCACTTTGTATTTTCAGCCCCTCCCGGGGCGTTGTATTTGGGGAAACCACGAAGGCGGGGAACATGAATACGCATGGGCTTAGGGTTGACCATTCGCGGGGTCGGTTGAGCTTTCTCCTGTTTTCCATCGCATTGTTTTCCCTGGTCGCGTCGGCGTGGCCGGCGGCTGCCGTGGCCGCGACCTGTTATCAAGACGGCGACGGCGACGGCTTCGGCAACGCAAGCGTTTCGCAGATCGTCGGCGGCTCCACTTGCCCGGCGGGTTGGTCGCTGTTGGGCACCGATTGCGACGACACCCGCGCCGCCATTCACCCCGGGGCGACCGAGATCTGCAACGGCCTGAATGACAACTGCGTCAACGGCGTCGACGAAAGCAACGTCTGTTACACCGTTTACTACTGCGACGCCGACGGCGACGGTTACATCGGCCTGAGCATCTCCGCCAGTTGTACCACCTATCAGTGCGTACCGGACGACTGCGCGACTACGCCGGGCGACGACTGCAACGACCGCAACCGGGCGATCCATCCCGGCGCCACCGAGATCTGCAACAACCTCGACGACAATTGCGTCGGCGGCATCGATGAAAACGGCGTGTGCTACCTCGATTACTATTGCGACGGCGACCACGACGGCTATTTCAGCGCCGTACCTTCGGGCAATTGCAACGCGTATCAATGCCTGCCCGCCGGTTGCCAATCGGCGACCGGCGACGATTGCAACGACGCGCTGAGCGCGGTGCATCCGGGCGCGACCGAAGTCTGCAACGGCATCGACGATAATTGCGCCGCCGGCATCGACGAAAACGGCGACGCGTTGTGCGACGACGGCGCCTACTGCAACGGCGCGGAAACGTGCGGCGGCGCCGCCGGCTGCCAGGCCGGCGAGATGCCTTGTGGCGACGACAACCCGTGCACCGCCGATTCGTGCGACGAAGCCGGCGACGAATGCGTTTACGATCCGGCGCCCTTCAACGGCGACACCTGCGACGACGGCTTCTGGTGCACCGATCACGACATCTGCCGGAACGGCGAGTGCGCCGGCCTTCAAAAAGACTGCGACGATGGCATTCCCTGCTCGGTCGATACTTGCGACGAAACCGCGCGGCAATGCGCCAACGATACCGACGTCTGCGCGGCGATCACCGTCGCGCCTGACTGTGGTGCCGCCGAGTTCGACCGCTGGATCACGGTTCCGGTGACGATCGGCGAAGTGAACGGCGAAAACGACCTCGGCTTCACGCTGACCTACGACCCGGCCCTGCTCAAGGTCGTCGGCTATACGCTCCAGGGCGGCGTGCTCGAAAATTGGCGCGAAACCTTCGAATGCGTCGAAGGCGCGGCGGGCGAGGCGGTCTGCGCCGGCCTGTCCGACCATCCCCTGGATCGGGCTTCCGCGGCGACGCTGGTCAAATTTTTCCTGGCGCCGCAGGCCGAACCGCCCGCGGCCGTGCCCATCCTCCCGGCCGAAAGCGCGGTAGCCGTATTCGCCGCCGACCGGGCCCTGGCGACGCTGGCCGTGATCGATCTGCAAGCCGATTTGCAATACATGTCCGTCGACGAATGCACGCTCGAAACCGGCGACGACGATGACGACGACACCGCCGACGATGACACCGCCGACGACGATACGGCCGACGACGACACCGCCCCGGCCGACGACGACACTACCGGCGACGACAGCGACGACGACACGCCCCCGGGCGATGACGACACCGCCCCGACCGACGACGACAAGAATTTCGGCGACGAGAATTCGGTCGACAGCGGCGGGTGCTGATCGCCGCCCCATCACTCCCTAATCAAGGAAATCATCATGAAACGCTGGTGGCTTTTGTTTCTGGCGCTGGGATTCGTTTGTGCCGCTCCGGCCCTGGCGGCCGACGTGGATCTGTTGGCTCTGGGCGCGACCGCGCCGGCGACGGCCGGGTGCCGTTCGGCCGTGCGACTGACCTTCGGCGACCGGCAGGTGGTGATTCACGACGAGGCTTGTGAAATCCCCGCCGCCCAGGAATTGGCCGTCGGCGTTCCCGCCGAACGGCTTTACCTGGTGCGCGACCTTCGCCCGCTGGCCGATCGCCTCGGCTACGCCGTGCTGTACGGCCGCCGCGGCATTTACCTGGCGCTGGTGACCGACCTCGACGGCCTGCGGCTGGAGCCGGATGTCCGGTTGCAACCGGTGTCGCAA
This region of Myxococcales bacterium genomic DNA includes:
- a CDS encoding TerC family protein, which gives rise to MTPLLGEKARKEARLGGSGTTIEWAAFWVIVVGMLLIDLVVFNRKAHEIKLLEAAIWSVVWTVVALIFNGYIWHDHGGTDALNFFTAYLVERSLSIDNLFVFLVIFNFFRIPLEFQHRVLFYGVVGALVMRALFIYAGTALLSHFDWMMYLFGAFLIYTAVKLAFDKGEPIDPSKTLIMRIARKYLRTTPELDGTKFFTRSNGLWLATPMFLVLLVVEFSDVLFAFDSVPAVLGITKDPFIVYSSNIFAILGLRAMYFLIAGMMTRLRYLNVGLAAILGFIGLKMLIEDLIHVPVLLSLGIIIVMLTIAVVASLWVDKRQANS